From Salipiger profundus, a single genomic window includes:
- a CDS encoding BCCT family transporter, with amino-acid sequence MDQLARRLGLRTNATIFFSASAFMVVFLAALLLAPSIIGAFFESGREWVVTNLGWFFIAGVNIWLAFLVWIACSRHGHIILGKTDTKPDFDNLSWFTMLFAGGIGTVLMFWGVAEPMSHFSEPPRETVEPYSIAAAEDAMSFALYHLGLHTWTIFTLPGLAFAYFIHRYDLPVRVSSVFYPLLRDRIYGPIGKMIDVAAILGTLFGVAVSLGLGSSQIAAGLSELTGLDNTTWMRISIIAVLTGVAVGSIIAGLDSGVKLLSNINIGMAVGLLVFVLVTGSTLFLLRGIVQTLGLYLGNLPQLAFWNDMLAYAHESGDGWGWQGSWTVFYWAWTVTWSPFIGLFVARISRGRTIREFVLGVLLAPSAFTLVWFAIFGWQAMQIDGIGETARAAMGDEAGALSRAVADSVPLAMFAFFEHFPFTTLIQGLAVVIVAIFFATSSDSASLVVDMLCTGEETPGPWPQRVYWGMAEGVIAGMLIWLAGDEGLNALQQVITVIGLPIFILVSLMIPSILKGLKAEEIDYVEIKDSPELDNI; translated from the coding sequence ATGGACCAATTGGCGCGGCGGCTTGGATTGCGAACGAACGCCACCATCTTTTTCAGTGCATCCGCATTCATGGTGGTGTTTCTCGCCGCTTTGCTTCTGGCGCCGTCGATCATCGGCGCCTTTTTTGAGTCCGGCCGCGAGTGGGTGGTGACCAATCTTGGCTGGTTCTTCATCGCCGGTGTCAACATCTGGCTCGCCTTCCTCGTCTGGATCGCCTGCAGTCGGCACGGGCACATCATCCTTGGCAAGACCGACACGAAGCCCGACTTCGACAACCTGTCGTGGTTCACCATGCTCTTTGCCGGCGGCATCGGCACGGTCCTGATGTTCTGGGGCGTGGCCGAACCGATGAGCCACTTCTCCGAGCCTCCACGTGAAACAGTCGAGCCCTACTCGATCGCGGCGGCCGAGGACGCGATGTCCTTCGCACTCTACCACCTCGGGCTGCACACGTGGACGATCTTCACCTTGCCCGGGCTGGCCTTCGCCTACTTCATTCACCGTTACGACCTGCCGGTGCGGGTCTCGTCGGTGTTCTACCCGCTGCTGCGGGACCGGATCTACGGTCCCATCGGAAAGATGATCGACGTGGCGGCCATCCTCGGCACGTTGTTCGGGGTGGCGGTGTCGCTCGGCCTCGGCTCGTCGCAGATCGCGGCGGGGCTGTCGGAGCTCACGGGCCTCGACAACACGACCTGGATGCGGATCAGCATCATCGCGGTGCTGACCGGCGTTGCGGTGGGCTCGATCATCGCAGGGCTCGACAGCGGCGTGAAGCTGCTGTCGAACATCAACATCGGCATGGCCGTCGGGCTGCTGGTGTTCGTGCTGGTCACCGGCTCGACCCTGTTCCTGCTGCGGGGCATCGTGCAGACGCTGGGCCTCTACCTGGGCAACCTGCCGCAGCTGGCGTTCTGGAACGACATGCTGGCCTATGCGCATGAAAGCGGCGACGGCTGGGGCTGGCAGGGAAGCTGGACGGTTTTCTACTGGGCCTGGACGGTGACGTGGTCCCCCTTCATCGGTCTCTTCGTGGCGCGGATCTCGCGCGGGCGGACCATCCGCGAGTTCGTGCTGGGCGTGCTGCTCGCGCCGTCGGCCTTCACGCTGGTCTGGTTCGCCATCTTCGGCTGGCAGGCGATGCAGATCGACGGCATCGGCGAAACCGCCCGTGCCGCGATGGGAGACGAGGCCGGCGCGCTGTCGCGGGCAGTGGCCGACTCGGTGCCTCTGGCGATGTTCGCCTTCTTCGAGCATTTCCCCTTCACGACGCTGATTCAGGGGCTTGCGGTGGTGATCGTGGCGATCTTCTTCGCAACCTCGTCGGACTCGGCCTCGCTCGTGGTCGACATGCTCTGCACCGGTGAAGAGACGCCGGGCCCGTGGCCGCAGCGGGTCTACTGGGGGATGGCCGAAGGCGTCATCGCCGGGATGCTGATCTGGCTTGCCGGAGACGAGGGGCTGAACGCGCTGCAACAGGTCATCACGGTGATCGGCCTGCCGATCTTCATCCTCGTCAGCCTGATGATCCCGTCGATTCTCAAGGGGCTGAAGGCCGAAGAGATCGACTACGTCGAGATCAAGGACAGCCCCGAGCTCGATAACATCTGA
- a CDS encoding cob(I)yrinic acid a,c-diamide adenosyltransferase, which yields MVVLNKIYTRTGDKGETALVNGDRVPKFSPRVEAYGTADELNAVLGVTRLHADGDLEAALSRIQNDLFDLGADLGRPDMEKDAEAGYPVLRMVAAQVERLEAEIDAMNEKLEPLRSFVLPGGAAVAAHLHQCRTVARRAERRTVELASVEDVNEHAVKYLNRLSDWFFVASRIANDNGRADVLWVPGANR from the coding sequence ATGGTCGTGCTCAACAAGATCTACACCCGCACCGGCGACAAGGGCGAAACCGCGCTGGTCAACGGTGACCGCGTGCCGAAGTTCTCGCCGCGGGTCGAGGCCTACGGCACCGCCGACGAGCTGAACGCGGTGCTGGGCGTGACCCGGCTGCATGCCGACGGCGACCTCGAGGCGGCGCTGTCACGGATCCAGAACGACCTGTTCGATCTCGGCGCGGACCTCGGCCGGCCCGACATGGAGAAGGATGCCGAAGCCGGCTACCCGGTGCTGCGCATGGTCGCGGCGCAGGTCGAACGGCTCGAGGCCGAGATCGACGCCATGAACGAGAAGCTCGAGCCGCTGCGCAGCTTCGTGCTGCCGGGGGGCGCGGCGGTTGCCGCGCATCTGCACCAGTGCCGCACCGTGGCGCGCCGGGCGGAGCGGCGGACGGTCGAGCTGGCCTCGGTCGAGGACGTGAACGAGCACGCGGTGAAATACCTCAACCGCCTCAGCGACTGGTTCTTCGTGGCCTCGCGCATCGCCAACGACAACGGTCGCGCCGACGTGTTGTGGGTTCCGGGGGCGAACCGCTGA
- a CDS encoding M48 family metallopeptidase, whose translation MRGAAHLYDGRSAARHAVTVELSADRQALVISGAALSEPLLWPLPDLRALGDQADPAQIVLTRHLDTHDESLRDPARLVVEDPEMVAWLRRTRPRLNRRDLREGTGRRIALRLGGALAAVAVMIFVILPALADTLSRLIPLEKEIAFGRGVKAQMERFLGADEAGTLDCDAPGGRAALDRMVARLTEGQDLGYPLQVSVIDHEMVNAFAVPGGQVVVLRGLLDKADSPDMVAAVLAHEIGHVVHRDPTRHALRTAGSVGLLGLVFGDFTGGAAMVLLTERLINASYSQEAETEADRYAYGLLREAGLPPSALADMFETFRAEVGDVEGPMAHFASHPALSDRIAEARAAAPSDAPRGPALDPAGWTALRRICDG comes from the coding sequence GTGCGGGGCGCGGCGCATCTCTACGACGGCCGCTCGGCCGCGCGGCACGCGGTGACGGTCGAGCTCAGCGCCGACCGGCAGGCGCTGGTGATCTCCGGCGCGGCACTCTCCGAGCCGCTGCTCTGGCCCCTGCCCGACCTGCGCGCGCTCGGCGATCAGGCGGACCCGGCGCAGATCGTCCTGACCCGCCATCTCGACACCCACGACGAATCCCTGCGCGATCCGGCGCGTCTCGTGGTCGAGGACCCCGAGATGGTCGCCTGGCTGCGCCGCACCCGGCCACGGCTCAACCGCCGCGACCTGCGCGAGGGCACCGGGCGGCGCATCGCGCTTCGGCTCGGCGGCGCATTGGCGGCAGTCGCGGTGATGATCTTCGTGATCCTGCCCGCGCTCGCCGATACGCTGTCGCGGCTCATTCCGCTGGAGAAGGAAATCGCCTTCGGGCGCGGCGTGAAGGCCCAGATGGAGCGCTTCCTTGGCGCCGACGAGGCCGGAACGCTCGACTGCGACGCTCCCGGGGGCCGCGCCGCGCTCGACCGGATGGTCGCGCGGCTCACCGAGGGGCAGGATCTCGGCTACCCGCTGCAGGTCAGCGTGATCGACCACGAGATGGTGAACGCCTTCGCGGTGCCCGGCGGACAGGTCGTCGTGCTGCGCGGTCTGCTGGACAAGGCGGACAGCCCAGACATGGTCGCCGCCGTGCTGGCGCATGAGATCGGCCACGTCGTGCACCGCGACCCGACGCGTCACGCCCTGCGCACCGCCGGCTCGGTGGGGCTGCTGGGGCTCGTCTTCGGCGATTTCACCGGCGGCGCGGCCATGGTGCTGCTGACCGAACGGCTGATCAACGCGAGCTACAGCCAGGAGGCCGAGACAGAGGCCGACCGCTACGCCTACGGCCTCCTGCGCGAGGCCGGGCTGCCGCCCTCGGCACTGGCCGACATGTTCGAGACCTTCCGCGCCGAGGTGGGCGATGTCGAAGGCCCGATGGCGCATTTCGCCTCGCATCCGGCACTGTCGGACCGCATCGCCGAGGCCCGCGCCGCCGCTCCGTCCGACGCCCCCCGCGGGCCCGCGCTCGACCCTGCCGGCTGGACTGCCCTGCGCCGGATATGCGACGGCTGA
- a CDS encoding DUF898 family protein, giving the protein MPEQISEPTSEPNYAHGVYSGDGKALFWLALRTGLLTVLTLGIYRFWAKTRIRRYIWSSTGIGGARFEYTGTGLEKFLGFLMAVVILAVYLGLIQIVLFWFGMTIFATPQSPEAALMQTVGASASGLAVLPLIFFAVYRARRYRMARTRWRGIRFGMDKAAWGYALRAMGYWLLTILSLGLLLPLMTFRLERYMTDRTWFGDARFRQDGRWTALYGKMKHLFIGLALIVVGIVSGTLASMHGGLIALAVISVPVGLVWFVIGVISYRVQSFAYLARHKMLMDRVAFHAHPATKTVILTYIVGSIVLAIGLSVATGIFGGITAALLSGLDLGASSGQVQPGMIPAIVVPVLGYILTLVAAQAGALAAITQPILKHYVETITVINLPALDRVHQRAADPGADAEGFADALDLGGAL; this is encoded by the coding sequence ATGCCCGAGCAGATTTCCGAGCCGACGTCCGAGCCCAACTACGCCCATGGCGTGTATTCCGGCGACGGCAAGGCGCTGTTCTGGCTCGCCCTGCGTACCGGGCTGCTCACCGTTCTCACCCTCGGCATCTACCGCTTCTGGGCCAAGACCCGCATCCGCCGCTACATCTGGTCGTCGACCGGGATCGGCGGCGCCCGCTTCGAATACACCGGCACCGGGCTCGAGAAGTTCCTCGGCTTCCTGATGGCGGTCGTTATCCTCGCGGTCTACCTCGGGCTGATACAGATCGTGCTGTTCTGGTTCGGCATGACGATCTTCGCCACGCCGCAAAGCCCCGAGGCCGCGCTGATGCAGACCGTCGGCGCCTCGGCCTCGGGTCTCGCGGTGCTGCCCCTCATCTTCTTCGCGGTCTACCGCGCCCGGCGCTACCGCATGGCCCGGACCCGCTGGCGGGGCATCCGCTTCGGCATGGACAAGGCCGCATGGGGCTACGCCCTCCGCGCCATGGGATACTGGCTGCTGACGATCCTGTCGCTGGGCCTGCTGCTGCCGCTGATGACCTTCCGGCTCGAGCGCTACATGACCGACCGCACGTGGTTCGGCGACGCCCGGTTCCGGCAGGACGGACGCTGGACGGCGCTTTACGGCAAGATGAAACACCTGTTCATCGGCCTTGCGCTGATCGTGGTGGGCATCGTCTCGGGCACGCTCGCCTCGATGCACGGCGGGCTGATCGCGCTCGCGGTGATCTCGGTGCCGGTAGGACTCGTATGGTTCGTGATCGGCGTGATCTCCTACCGTGTTCAGAGCTTCGCCTACCTTGCACGGCACAAGATGCTCATGGACCGCGTGGCCTTTCACGCCCATCCCGCCACCAAGACCGTGATCCTCACCTACATCGTGGGCAGCATCGTGCTCGCCATCGGCCTGTCGGTGGCGACCGGCATCTTCGGCGGCATCACCGCGGCACTCCTAAGCGGGCTCGACCTCGGGGCGTCTTCCGGTCAGGTGCAGCCGGGCATGATCCCGGCGATCGTGGTGCCGGTGCTCGGCTACATCCTGACGCTGGTCGCGGCGCAGGCGGGGGCGCTTGCCGCGATCACCCAGCCGATCCTGAAGCACTACGTCGAGACGATCACCGTCATCAATCTGCCCGCGCTCGACAGGGTCCACCAGCGCGCCGCCGATCCGGGCGCCGACGCCGAAGGCTTCGCCGATGCGCTCGACCTCGGCGGGGCGCTCTGA
- a CDS encoding electron transfer flavoprotein subunit alpha/FixB family protein, with product MAVLLVAEINDGTLAMDATAKAVAASQPLGDVTVLAVGATAKDAAAEAATIEGVAKVLVAEDATYGHRLAEPTAALIVSLAGDYSHIVAPATTDAKNILPRVAALLDSMILTDVTSVVDADTFERPVYAGNAMQTVRSKDEKKVITFRTSTFDAAGTGNSAPVEDVASADNPALSEWVEDKMAESDRPELTSAKIVVSGGRGVGSEEDFVIIEKLADKLGAAVGASRAAVDSGFAPNDWQVGQTGKVVAPDLYIACGISGAIQHLAGMKDSKIIVAINKDEEAPIFQVADFGLVADIFEAVPEMTDKV from the coding sequence ATGGCTGTTCTCCTTGTTGCGGAAATCAATGACGGCACGCTGGCGATGGACGCCACCGCGAAGGCCGTCGCGGCCTCGCAGCCGCTGGGCGACGTGACCGTTCTGGCGGTGGGCGCGACGGCGAAGGACGCCGCCGCCGAGGCCGCCACCATCGAGGGCGTGGCCAAGGTGCTGGTGGCCGAGGACGCGACCTACGGTCACCGTCTCGCGGAACCCACGGCGGCGCTGATCGTGTCGCTCGCTGGCGATTACAGCCACATCGTGGCGCCGGCGACGACGGATGCGAAGAACATCCTGCCGCGCGTCGCGGCGCTGCTGGATTCGATGATCCTGACCGATGTCACCTCCGTGGTGGATGCGGATACCTTCGAGCGCCCGGTCTATGCCGGCAACGCCATGCAGACGGTAAGGTCGAAGGATGAAAAGAAGGTTATCACCTTCCGGACCTCCACCTTCGATGCTGCCGGCACCGGCAACTCGGCTCCGGTCGAGGACGTGGCCAGCGCCGACAACCCCGCGCTGTCGGAATGGGTCGAGGACAAGATGGCCGAGAGCGACCGCCCCGAGCTGACCTCGGCGAAGATCGTCGTCTCGGGCGGCCGCGGCGTCGGCTCGGAAGAGGACTTCGTGATCATCGAGAAGCTCGCCGACAAGCTCGGCGCGGCGGTTGGCGCCTCGCGCGCGGCGGTGGATTCGGGCTTTGCGCCGAACGACTGGCAGGTCGGCCAGACCGGCAAGGTCGTGGCGCCGGATCTCTACATCGCCTGCGGCATCTCGGGGGCGATCCAGCACCTCGCGGGGATGAAGGATTCGAAGATCATCGTGGCGATCAACAAGGACGAGGAAGCGCCGATCTTCCAGGTCGCCGACTTCGGCCTCGTCGCCGACATCTTCGAGGCCGTGCCGGAGATGACCGACAAGGTGTGA
- a CDS encoding SH3 domain-containing protein, giving the protein MKSLILVTFGALGWSWYAMSGGADFEPGNRHVNLPGLQVETAQAATPEVARADTGGVDMTSVAAVSSAPAKSGAATEQAPKDSDFGVTLASAAGSMSSQTAPTEGVELASLDTRTDAAMTTNTTPAISEPTVDMRKVTGNLVNMRMGPGTKFQVLEQLRRGAEVKVLTDPGDGWVRLKTQDTNRIGWMSDDFLKTAAN; this is encoded by the coding sequence ATGAAGAGTCTGATTCTCGTTACGTTCGGGGCGCTCGGCTGGTCGTGGTACGCGATGTCCGGCGGCGCCGATTTCGAGCCGGGCAACCGGCATGTGAACCTGCCGGGTCTGCAAGTTGAAACCGCGCAGGCCGCGACCCCCGAGGTCGCCCGGGCCGACACCGGCGGGGTCGACATGACCTCGGTCGCCGCGGTGAGCAGCGCACCCGCCAAGAGCGGCGCCGCAACAGAGCAAGCGCCCAAGGACAGCGATTTCGGCGTCACGCTTGCATCGGCGGCGGGAAGCATGTCTTCGCAAACCGCGCCGACAGAGGGGGTCGAGCTCGCATCGCTCGACACCCGGACCGACGCTGCGATGACCACGAACACGACGCCCGCGATCTCGGAGCCGACCGTGGACATGCGCAAGGTCACCGGCAACCTCGTGAACATGCGCATGGGGCCGGGCACCAAGTTCCAGGTGCTCGAACAGCTTCGCCGCGGGGCCGAGGTCAAGGTGCTCACCGATCCGGGCGATGGCTGGGTGCGCCTCAAGACACAGGACACCAACCGTATCGGCTGGATGTCCGACGACTTCCTGAAGACCGCCGCCAACTGA
- a CDS encoding SDR family NAD(P)-dependent oxidoreductase yields MTARSVLITGCSSGIGYDAAHGLRARGWRVFASCRQEADCARLRAEGFESPRLDYADEASIHAALTEVLEATGGTLDALYNNGAFAVPGALEDLPTGALREIFETNVFGWHTLTRAVIPVMRRQGHGRIVNCSSVLGLVPMPWRGAYVSTKFALEGLTDVLRIEMRDTPIHVVLVEPGPITSRIRANSVPPFEKWVDWRSSPRRAQYEGSLLKRLYAAPSKDTFELPPSAVTSKIVQALEAPRPRARYYVTFPTHLMGRLRRLLPTSALDALIDRAR; encoded by the coding sequence ATGACCGCACGATCGGTTCTCATCACAGGTTGTTCCTCGGGGATCGGCTACGACGCCGCCCACGGGCTGCGCGCCCGGGGCTGGCGGGTCTTCGCGTCGTGCAGGCAGGAGGCCGACTGTGCGCGGCTCAGGGCCGAGGGCTTCGAAAGCCCCCGGCTCGACTACGCCGACGAGGCCAGCATCCACGCCGCCCTGACCGAGGTGCTCGAGGCAACCGGCGGCACGCTCGACGCGCTCTACAACAACGGCGCCTTCGCGGTGCCCGGCGCGCTCGAGGATCTGCCGACCGGCGCCCTGCGCGAAATCTTCGAGACCAACGTCTTCGGCTGGCACACGCTGACCCGCGCGGTCATCCCGGTGATGCGAAGGCAGGGGCACGGACGGATCGTCAACTGCTCGTCGGTTCTCGGGCTGGTGCCGATGCCGTGGCGCGGGGCCTATGTCTCGACCAAGTTCGCGCTCGAGGGGTTGACCGACGTCCTGCGGATCGAGATGCGGGATACGCCGATCCACGTCGTGCTGGTCGAGCCGGGGCCGATCACCTCGCGCATCCGTGCGAACTCGGTCCCGCCGTTCGAGAAATGGGTCGACTGGCGGTCCTCGCCGCGCCGGGCGCAATACGAGGGCTCGCTGCTGAAACGCCTCTACGCCGCGCCGTCCAAGGACACCTTCGAGCTCCCGCCCTCTGCGGTGACCAGCAAGATCGTGCAGGCGCTCGAGGCGCCGCGCCCGCGTGCGCGATACTACGTCACGTTCCCGACCCACCTCATGGGGCGGTTGCGCCGGCTTCTGCCCACGAGCGCGCTGGATGCGCTGATCGACCGCGCCCGATAA
- a CDS encoding electron transfer flavoprotein subunit beta/FixA family protein, whose product MKVLVPVKRVIDYNVKVRVKADGSGVDLANVKMSMNPFDEIAVEEAIRLKEAGKADEVVVVSIGVKQAQETLRTGLAMGADRAILVTAADDVHTDIEPLAVAKILAKVVEEEQPGLVLMGKQAIDNDMNATGQMLAGLLGWAQATYANTLEVEDGAAVVAREVDGGLQTIKVSLPAIVTTDLRLNEPRYASLPNIMKAKKKPLDEKTAEDYGVDVSPRLEVVKTAEPAERAAGIMVGSVDELVTKLKEKGAL is encoded by the coding sequence ATGAAGGTGCTTGTACCTGTCAAACGCGTGATCGACTACAACGTGAAGGTCCGCGTGAAAGCGGATGGCAGCGGTGTCGATCTGGCCAACGTGAAGATGTCGATGAACCCGTTCGACGAGATCGCGGTCGAGGAAGCCATCCGGCTGAAGGAAGCCGGCAAGGCCGACGAGGTCGTGGTGGTCTCGATCGGTGTGAAGCAGGCGCAGGAGACGCTGCGCACCGGGCTTGCGATGGGCGCCGACCGCGCGATCCTCGTGACCGCGGCCGATGACGTGCACACCGATATCGAGCCGCTGGCGGTGGCCAAGATCCTCGCCAAGGTGGTCGAGGAAGAACAGCCCGGCCTGGTGCTGATGGGCAAGCAGGCCATCGACAACGACATGAACGCGACCGGCCAGATGCTGGCGGGCCTTCTGGGCTGGGCGCAGGCGACCTATGCCAACACGCTCGAGGTCGAGGACGGCGCCGCGGTGGTCGCACGCGAGGTCGACGGCGGCCTGCAGACCATCAAGGTGTCCCTGCCGGCGATCGTGACCACCGACCTGCGCCTCAACGAGCCGCGCTACGCGTCGCTGCCCAACATCATGAAGGCGAAGAAGAAGCCGCTCGACGAGAAGACCGCCGAGGACTACGGCGTCGACGTCTCGCCGCGTCTCGAGGTCGTGAAGACCGCCGAGCCGGCCGAGCGGGCCGCGGGCATCATGGTTGGCTCGGTCGACGAGCTGGTGACGAAACTCAAGGAAAAGGGGGCTCTGTGA
- a CDS encoding twin transmembrane helix small protein produces the protein MRDDPLFLVMATAMLVVVVILLFGIGSFAKGGEFNKKYANKAMRWRIIAQFVAVVLIVLFVLIRRGG, from the coding sequence ATGCGAGACGATCCGTTGTTCCTGGTGATGGCCACGGCAATGCTGGTGGTCGTGGTGATCCTGCTGTTCGGCATCGGGTCCTTTGCGAAGGGCGGAGAATTCAACAAGAAATACGCGAACAAGGCGATGCGCTGGCGCATCATCGCGCAATTCGTCGCGGTCGTGCTGATCGTGCTGTTCGTGCTGATCCGAAGAGGAGGCTGA
- a CDS encoding DNA topoisomerase IV subunit A: MNDIVDDPNMNPRDTAEPLRRAIGDRYLTYALSTIMNRALPDARDGLKPVHRRILYAMRRLRLSSAGGFLKSAKISGDTMGDFHPHGDAAIYDAMARLAQDFTIRYPLVDGQGNFGNIDGDNPAASRYTEARMTIMAEALLQGLDEDAVDFRPNYDGRLEEPSVLPASYPNLLANGSSGIAVGMATNIPPHNIGELIGACLHLIKSPNAVDDTLLQYVPGPDFPTGGVIVEPPENIAQAYSTGRGSIRLRARWHIEDLGRGQWQAVVTEIPYQVQKSKLVERLAELIQTKKVPILADIRDESAEDIRMILEPKSKNIDPELLMNMLFKNSDLEVRFSLNMNVLIDGVTPRVCSLKEVLRAFLDFRREVLIRRSRHRMAKIDNRLEVLEGLIVAFLNLDRVIDIIRYDEDPKAALMYEDWSKPHQATIPRANDERDYRSPLTGVDVKALELRPDPEAVARGVLSDEGGPGQIPQRFGGRSEGLSDVQAEAILNMRLRSLRRLEELELVNERDKLMEERAGLEDLLDSEDLQWKRIADELREVRKKFTKDLDRGARLTSFAEAGEAEDVPLEAMIEREPITVVCSQMGWIRAMTGHIALDRELKFKDGDGPRFIFHAETTDKLLVFGSNGRFYTLSAANLPGGRGMGEPVRLMVDLPNEVEILDLFIHVPGRKLLLASSAGDGFVVPENEVVAQTRAGKQALNVKAPTVARVCKPVDGDAVAVVGENRKVLVFMLDELPEMARGKGVRLQKYKDGGLSDATTFTLANGLSWRDPAGRTRTETALDEWRAKRAGTGRMAPRGFPRDNKFN, encoded by the coding sequence ATGAATGACATCGTCGATGACCCCAACATGAACCCCCGTGATACGGCCGAGCCGCTGCGCCGCGCCATCGGCGACCGCTACCTGACCTATGCTCTGTCGACGATCATGAACCGGGCCCTTCCGGACGCCCGCGACGGGCTCAAGCCCGTGCATCGTCGTATACTATATGCAATGCGCAGGCTTCGGCTAAGTTCCGCCGGCGGGTTTCTAAAGTCGGCAAAAATCAGCGGGGACACGATGGGGGACTTCCACCCCCACGGCGACGCCGCGATCTACGACGCCATGGCGCGGCTCGCGCAGGACTTCACGATCCGCTACCCGCTGGTCGACGGCCAGGGCAACTTCGGCAACATCGACGGCGACAACCCGGCGGCCTCGCGCTACACCGAGGCGCGCATGACGATCATGGCCGAGGCGCTTCTGCAGGGCCTCGACGAGGACGCCGTCGACTTCCGCCCGAACTACGACGGCCGTCTCGAGGAGCCTTCGGTTCTTCCGGCCTCCTACCCGAACCTGCTCGCCAACGGGTCGAGCGGCATCGCGGTGGGCATGGCAACCAACATCCCGCCGCACAACATCGGCGAGCTGATCGGCGCCTGCCTGCATCTCATCAAGTCGCCGAACGCGGTCGACGACACGCTGCTGCAATACGTCCCCGGCCCCGACTTCCCCACCGGCGGGGTGATCGTGGAGCCGCCCGAGAACATCGCGCAGGCCTATTCGACCGGGCGAGGCTCGATCCGCCTGCGGGCGCGCTGGCACATCGAGGACCTCGGCCGTGGCCAGTGGCAGGCCGTGGTGACCGAGATCCCCTACCAGGTGCAGAAGTCGAAGCTGGTCGAGCGTCTGGCCGAGCTGATCCAGACCAAGAAGGTGCCGATCCTCGCCGACATCCGCGACGAGAGCGCCGAGGACATCCGCATGATCCTCGAGCCCAAGTCGAAGAACATCGACCCCGAGCTGCTGATGAACATGCTGTTCAAGAACAGCGACCTCGAGGTGCGCTTCTCGCTCAACATGAACGTGCTGATCGACGGCGTGACGCCGCGCGTCTGCTCGCTCAAGGAGGTGCTGCGCGCCTTCCTCGACTTCCGCCGCGAGGTGCTGATCCGCCGCTCGCGTCACCGGATGGCGAAGATCGACAACCGGCTCGAGGTGCTCGAGGGCCTGATCGTGGCCTTCCTCAACCTCGACCGGGTGATCGACATCATCCGCTACGACGAGGACCCCAAGGCGGCGCTGATGTACGAGGACTGGTCGAAGCCGCATCAGGCGACCATTCCGCGCGCCAACGACGAGCGCGATTACCGCTCGCCGCTCACCGGCGTCGACGTCAAGGCGCTGGAGCTGCGTCCCGACCCCGAGGCGGTGGCCCGTGGCGTGCTGTCCGACGAGGGCGGGCCGGGGCAGATCCCGCAGCGCTTCGGCGGCCGCTCCGAGGGGCTCTCGGACGTGCAGGCCGAGGCGATCCTCAACATGCGCCTGCGCAGCCTGCGCCGTCTCGAGGAGCTCGAGCTGGTCAACGAGCGTGACAAGCTGATGGAGGAACGCGCCGGGCTCGAGGACCTGCTCGACAGCGAAGACCTCCAGTGGAAGCGCATCGCCGACGAGCTGCGCGAGGTGCGCAAGAAGTTCACCAAGGATCTCGACCGCGGCGCCCGGCTCACCAGCTTCGCCGAAGCCGGCGAGGCCGAGGACGTGCCGCTCGAGGCGATGATCGAGCGCGAGCCGATCACCGTGGTGTGCAGCCAGATGGGCTGGATCCGCGCCATGACCGGGCATATCGCGCTCGACCGCGAGCTGAAGTTCAAGGACGGCGACGGCCCGCGCTTCATCTTCCACGCCGAGACCACCGACAAGTTGCTCGTCTTCGGCTCGAACGGCCGGTTCTACACGCTGTCGGCGGCGAACCTGCCCGGCGGGCGCGGCATGGGCGAGCCGGTGCGGCTCATGGTCGACCTGCCCAACGAGGTCGAGATCCTCGACCTGTTCATCCATGTGCCGGGCCGCAAGCTGCTGCTGGCCTCCTCGGCGGGCGACGGCTTCGTCGTGCCCGAGAACGAGGTCGTCGCGCAGACCCGCGCCGGCAAGCAGGCGCTGAACGTGAAGGCACCGACCGTGGCCAGGGTCTGCAAGCCGGTCGACGGCGACGCGGTGGCCGTGGTCGGCGAGAACCGCAAGGTTCTGGTCTTCATGCTCGACGAGCTGCCCGAGATGGCGCGCGGCAAGGGCGTGCGGCTGCAGAAGTACAAGGACGGCGGCCTGTCCGACGCCACCACCTTCACGCTCGCCAACGGCCTGTCGTGGCGCGATCCGGCGGGCCGCACCCGCACCGAGACTGCGCTCGACGAGTGGCGTGCCAAGCGCGCCGGCACCGGCCGCATGGCACCGCGTGGCTTCCCGCGCGACAACAAGTTCAACTGA